One segment of Nodosilinea sp. PGN35 DNA contains the following:
- a CDS encoding Mbeg1-like protein, whose product MVDYALALKCARLCQEVYRDFSGLRFSAYPDVEPVFVESQDNGFTDTQVSILNEMTSDRLYIVFRGSDKSIDWMNNVQFRQQIYPYADGNTEVKFHQGFMSAYFAVRQQLLAAMDKFVGQQVVVTGHSLGGALATIAALDIQYNLGKKRDLSFEVYTFGAPRVGNRAMVESYNGRIPNSYRFVYGWDIVTRIPRTWQGFDHVDTAIALGSRWTWQVLSRRFNDHAIDGYIAGLEAEVKAS is encoded by the coding sequence GTGGTAGACTACGCCCTTGCGCTCAAGTGCGCCCGCCTGTGTCAGGAGGTTTACCGCGACTTTAGCGGTCTGCGGTTTTCGGCCTACCCCGACGTTGAACCGGTGTTTGTGGAAAGTCAGGACAACGGCTTTACCGACACCCAGGTGTCGATTTTGAACGAGATGACCAGCGATCGCCTCTACATTGTCTTTCGCGGCTCCGACAAATCCATCGACTGGATGAACAACGTCCAGTTTCGCCAGCAGATCTACCCCTACGCCGACGGCAACACCGAAGTCAAATTTCACCAGGGGTTTATGAGCGCCTACTTCGCCGTGCGCCAGCAGCTGCTGGCCGCCATGGACAAGTTTGTGGGTCAACAGGTCGTTGTCACAGGGCACAGCCTGGGCGGAGCCCTGGCCACCATCGCCGCCCTCGACATTCAGTACAACCTGGGCAAAAAGCGTGACCTCAGCTTTGAGGTCTACACCTTTGGCGCGCCCCGCGTGGGCAACCGCGCCATGGTGGAGTCCTACAACGGTCGCATTCCCAACAGCTATCGCTTCGTCTACGGCTGGGATATCGTCACCCGCATTCCCCGCACCTGGCAGGGCTTCGACCATGTGGATACAGCCATTGCGCTGGGCTCCCGCTGGACCTGGCAGGTGCTCAGCCGCCGCTTTAACGACCACGCCATCGACGGCTACATTGCCGGGCTAGAGGCTGAAGTCAAAGCCAGTTGA
- a CDS encoding S8 family serine peptidase, with protein MAKRGNRMQHRGLRLRQLLGLGGIVSLVPLALPVLALTESVGSQGIDARRLHDAPYSLTGDKIAIGQVEIGRPSQFGLDKVASETLPVVVRRVLVLDGWARADEYVDGHAANVASVMISQDKLRTGVAPEALLYSGAVGRLSDRSAQPEECLAAQSVALQNGGDVRAINFSFGEPLGRDPRPNPVLDGNALLTQCIDWSSRTHGALYVIAGNQGSGGIPIPTDNFNGLNIAYSRQVNGEFNKIDFSNLGSEPTVQSRRATAPETNVGPRRSITLVAPGSDIELIDPDGQVRRSSGTSFASPHVVGTIALMQQFVDRQFRSGAANWPLTGRHPMVMKAVLLNSADKIKDNGDGLRLGMSRTLVDDANRSWLESDAYRDPKIPLHSDLGTGHLNAYRAYQQLAPGATGPDQAIPAIGWNFAELEAQPATVHDYEFAEALQAGSFLSATLAWERVVDLVDANRNGLYDLGEGFNDQGLNNLDVYLMPADEDDIANSLWSSVSEVDSVEHIFYQIPETGRYKLRVIYQQRAHSEPTQPYALAWWSVPAP; from the coding sequence ATGGCGAAGCGGGGCAATAGGATGCAGCACCGAGGACTCCGGCTGAGGCAGCTGCTTGGGCTAGGGGGCATTGTCAGCCTGGTGCCCCTGGCCCTGCCGGTGCTGGCCCTCACCGAGTCGGTGGGTTCCCAGGGCATCGACGCCCGACGGCTGCACGACGCCCCCTACAGCCTGACCGGCGACAAAATTGCCATCGGCCAGGTCGAGATTGGCCGCCCCAGCCAGTTTGGCCTCGACAAGGTGGCCTCCGAAACCCTGCCCGTGGTGGTGCGGCGGGTGCTGGTGCTCGACGGCTGGGCCAGGGCCGACGAGTACGTCGATGGCCATGCCGCCAACGTGGCCAGCGTGATGATCAGCCAGGACAAGCTGCGCACCGGGGTGGCCCCGGAGGCCCTGCTGTACTCGGGGGCGGTGGGGCGACTGAGCGATCGCAGCGCCCAGCCCGAAGAATGCCTCGCCGCCCAGTCGGTGGCCTTGCAGAACGGCGGCGATGTGCGGGCGATCAACTTCAGCTTTGGCGAACCCCTGGGCCGCGACCCCCGCCCCAACCCGGTGCTCGACGGCAACGCCCTGCTCACCCAGTGCATCGACTGGTCCTCGCGCACCCACGGAGCCCTGTACGTGATTGCGGGCAACCAGGGGAGCGGCGGCATTCCCATTCCCACCGACAACTTTAACGGGCTCAACATCGCCTACTCGCGCCAGGTCAACGGCGAGTTCAACAAAATTGACTTCTCCAACCTGGGCAGCGAACCCACCGTGCAGTCGCGCCGCGCCACCGCCCCCGAAACCAACGTTGGCCCCCGCCGCTCGATTACCCTGGTGGCCCCCGGCAGCGACATCGAGCTGATCGACCCCGACGGGCAGGTGCGGCGCTCCAGCGGCACCAGCTTTGCCTCCCCCCACGTGGTGGGCACCATCGCCCTCATGCAGCAGTTCGTCGATCGCCAGTTTCGCTCCGGGGCAGCCAACTGGCCCCTGACGGGTCGCCACCCCATGGTGATGAAGGCCGTGCTGCTCAACTCCGCCGACAAAATTAAAGACAACGGCGACGGTCTGCGCCTGGGCATGAGCCGCACCCTGGTAGACGACGCCAACCGCTCCTGGCTGGAATCTGACGCCTACCGCGACCCCAAAATTCCCCTGCACAGCGACCTCGGTACTGGCCACCTCAATGCCTACCGCGCCTACCAGCAGCTCGCCCCCGGAGCCACCGGCCCCGACCAGGCCATTCCCGCCATCGGCTGGAACTTCGCCGAGTTAGAGGCCCAGCCCGCCACCGTCCACGACTACGAGTTTGCCGAGGCCCTGCAAGCGGGCAGTTTTTTGTCGGCCACCCTGGCCTGGGAACGGGTGGTAGATCTGGTGGATGCCAACCGCAACGGCCTCTACGATTTGGGCGAGGGCTTCAACGACCAGGGCCTCAACAACCTCGATGTGTACCTGATGCCCGCCGACGAAGACGACATCGCCAACAGCCTGTGGTCATCGGTGAGTGAGGTTGACAGCGTTGAACACATTTTTTATCAAATTCCGGAAACGGGACGGTACAAACTGAGAGTTATCTATCAGCAGCGGGCCCACAGCGAACCCACCCAGCCCTACGCCCTGGCCTGGTGGTCGGTGCCTGCCCCCTAG
- a CDS encoding sulfurtransferase produces the protein MSNLLNRWQARLAAFCLALLAVAGLPLLSSPAAANSPGTAVDFVSPQWLADHSADPDLRILDVRLNPLDYISGHIPEAVHLADNTFRGPNGRLPVQYWEQQRLAALFSEAGIGDDSQVVVYSDGGNLLGATMVAYLLERSGHGQVSVLDGGLKGYREAGLPITREFPQYEAGTFTLNDNDAIRVTLDQVREYLSGDADVVFIDPRPPALFAGEEDVFIRNGHIPGANNIPWPTFTIGEDNLHQLKPLDEIQALLDRRGITPDDDIVVTCSTGREATLQYVVLKHLLGYPNVRVYEGSWTEYSAQPDLPVATGRDPLT, from the coding sequence ATGTCAAACCTACTCAATCGATGGCAAGCCAGGCTAGCCGCCTTTTGCCTTGCCCTTCTGGCCGTGGCGGGGTTGCCCCTGCTGAGCAGCCCCGCCGCGGCCAACAGCCCCGGCACCGCCGTCGATTTTGTCAGCCCCCAGTGGCTCGCTGACCACAGCGCCGATCCTGACCTGCGAATTTTGGATGTGCGCCTCAACCCCCTCGACTACATTTCGGGCCACATTCCTGAGGCCGTACACCTGGCCGACAACACCTTCCGTGGCCCCAACGGGCGGCTGCCGGTGCAGTACTGGGAGCAGCAGCGCCTGGCGGCCCTGTTTTCTGAGGCGGGCATTGGCGACGACAGCCAGGTGGTGGTCTATTCCGATGGCGGCAATCTGCTGGGGGCCACCATGGTGGCCTACCTGCTGGAGCGATCGGGCCATGGCCAGGTGTCCGTGCTCGACGGCGGCCTCAAGGGCTACCGCGAGGCTGGGCTGCCCATCACCCGCGAGTTTCCCCAGTACGAGGCGGGCACCTTTACCCTCAACGACAACGACGCCATTCGCGTCACCCTCGACCAGGTGCGCGAGTACCTCTCCGGCGATGCCGACGTGGTGTTTATCGATCCCCGGCCCCCCGCTCTCTTTGCGGGCGAAGAGGATGTCTTCATCCGCAACGGCCACATTCCTGGGGCCAACAACATCCCCTGGCCGACCTTCACCATCGGCGAAGACAACCTTCATCAGCTCAAGCCCCTCGACGAGATTCAGGCCCTGCTCGATCGCCGCGGCATTACCCCCGACGACGACATTGTTGTGACTTGCAGCACCGGCCGCGAAGCCACCCTGCAGTACGTCGTGCTCAAGCACCTGCTGGGCTACCCCAACGTGCGGGTCTACGAGGGCTCTTGGACGGAGTACTCGGCCCAGCCCGATCTGCCCGTGGCCACCGGGCGCGATCCCCTCACCTAG
- the rpmB gene encoding 50S ribosomal protein L28 — translation MARHCQLTGKKANNAFSISHSHRRTKRLQEANLQEKRVWWPQGKRWVKLRLSTKAIKTLQTKGLEAMAKEAGLDLNKC, via the coding sequence ATGGCTCGTCATTGTCAACTCACCGGGAAGAAGGCCAACAACGCCTTCTCCATCTCTCACTCCCACCGCCGCACCAAGCGCCTGCAAGAGGCCAACCTGCAAGAAAAGCGCGTCTGGTGGCCCCAGGGCAAGCGCTGGGTCAAGCTGCGCCTGTCCACCAAAGCCATCAAAACCCTTCAAACCAAAGGGCTTGAGGCCATGGCCAAGGAAGCTGGCCTCGATTTAAACAAGTGCTAG
- a CDS encoding YeeE/YedE family protein produces MTPAAEFVQVQKPRSQSALLYLLLALVAALVLGVSGFGWRQSALALVGILFGLTLYQASFGFASSYRHLLVRGDGRGVLAQVLMLGLATLLFAPLLLGGIGRGAVAPVAVQAVAGAFLFGIGMQLGSGCACGTLYTIGGGSSMMLLTLLTFGTGSFLGTLTDGVWQGLPKTEPLSLVGLWGWGGVLLQLVVLAALALGLWRWQRSRPADAGSFWAKPTWRSLLYGPWSLVAGGIALALLNTLTLVLAGRPWGVTWGFTLWTAKIAAALGWNPATSEFWRQDAVASVLSASVFADVTSVMNLGIVLGAALGAAIAGQLTLRQPPSRLAVVAALLGGLTMGYGAWLAFGCNVGAYFSGIASTSLHGWLWIAFALLGTAVGVRLRPLFKLEN; encoded by the coding sequence ATGACCCCCGCCGCTGAGTTTGTTCAGGTTCAAAAACCGCGATCGCAGTCCGCTCTTCTCTACCTGCTGCTGGCCCTGGTGGCGGCCCTGGTGCTGGGCGTGTCGGGCTTTGGCTGGCGGCAGAGCGCCCTGGCCCTGGTGGGCATTCTCTTTGGCCTCACCCTGTACCAGGCCAGCTTTGGCTTTGCGTCTTCCTACCGACACCTGCTGGTGCGGGGCGACGGGCGCGGGGTGCTGGCCCAGGTGCTCATGCTGGGGCTGGCGACGCTGCTGTTTGCGCCGCTGCTGCTGGGCGGTATAGGTCGGGGGGCAGTGGCTCCAGTGGCGGTGCAAGCGGTCGCTGGGGCCTTTTTGTTTGGCATTGGCATGCAGCTGGGCAGCGGCTGCGCCTGCGGCACCCTCTACACCATCGGCGGCGGCAGCTCAATGATGCTGCTCACCCTGCTCACCTTTGGTACCGGGTCGTTTTTAGGCACCCTGACCGACGGGGTGTGGCAGGGGTTGCCCAAAACCGAGCCCCTGTCGCTGGTGGGGCTCTGGGGCTGGGGGGGAGTGCTGCTGCAACTGGTAGTGCTGGCTGCCCTGGCCCTGGGGCTCTGGCGGTGGCAGCGCTCTCGCCCGGCTGATGCGGGCAGCTTTTGGGCCAAACCCACCTGGCGATCGCTGCTCTACGGCCCCTGGTCGCTGGTGGCCGGGGGCATCGCCTTGGCCCTGCTCAATACCCTCACCCTGGTGCTGGCGGGGCGGCCCTGGGGGGTCACCTGGGGGTTCACCCTGTGGACGGCCAAAATCGCTGCCGCCCTGGGCTGGAACCCCGCCACCAGCGAATTTTGGCGACAGGACGCGGTGGCCAGCGTGCTCAGCGCCAGCGTGTTTGCCGATGTCACCTCAGTGATGAACCTGGGCATTGTGCTGGGGGCGGCCCTGGGGGCGGCGATCGCCGGTCAGCTCACCCTGCGCCAGCCGCCCTCCCGTCTGGCGGTGGTCGCGGCGCTCCTCGGCGGACTGACGATGGGCTACGGTGCCTGGCTGGCCTTTGGCTGCAACGTGGGAGCCTACTTCAGCGGCATTGCCTCCACCAGTCTGCACGGCTGGCTGTGGATTGCCTTTGCCCTCCTCGGCACGGCGGTGGGCGTCAGGCTGAGACCCCTGTTCAAGCTGGAGAATTAG
- a CDS encoding PEP-CTERM sorting domain-containing protein (PEP-CTERM proteins occur, often in large numbers, in the proteomes of bacteria that also encode an exosortase, a predicted intramembrane cysteine proteinase. The presence of a PEP-CTERM domain at a protein's C-terminus predicts cleavage within the sorting domain, followed by covalent anchoring to some some component of the (usually Gram-negative) cell surface. Many PEP-CTERM proteins exhibit an unusual sequence composition that includes large numbers of potential glycosylation sites. Expression of one such protein has been shown restore the ability of a bacterium to form floc, a type of biofilm.), which translates to MTHRSAITAPLLGLALSLASTLAPGLAGASPLPPGLLELTQGNSTYRTDLLRFSDNQSWLVDGIETLFTDLYFLNLSSLAAPQELRLEDLQPLTFSQPSPDRISASFFGGSLTFALDSVLLGGAPGSYRAAREETVTLTNTGSDWLDVSLFKYIDYDLQFDGVLTNNTAFFANNTLTQTDPSGALATLSVDQTPTAVQISPYGSLLAQLYNVPATGLQNTPGPLVDADATAAVQFDRTLAPGESVVFKFLMTVQRQAAAKAVPEPGTAFALGVGAAGLALLRRRR; encoded by the coding sequence ATGACACACCGGTCTGCTATCACCGCCCCGCTCCTGGGTTTGGCACTGTCGTTAGCCAGTACCCTGGCCCCTGGCCTGGCCGGGGCCTCCCCCCTTCCCCCCGGACTGCTAGAACTCACCCAGGGCAACTCGACCTACCGCACAGATTTGCTCCGCTTTAGCGACAATCAATCGTGGCTCGTCGACGGCATCGAAACGCTGTTCACCGACCTGTACTTTCTCAACCTGAGCAGCCTGGCCGCCCCCCAGGAGCTGCGGCTCGAAGACTTGCAGCCGTTGACCTTTAGCCAGCCCAGCCCCGATCGCATCAGCGCCAGTTTCTTCGGCGGCAGCCTCACCTTTGCCCTCGACTCGGTGCTGTTGGGAGGTGCCCCCGGCAGCTATCGCGCCGCCCGGGAAGAAACCGTCACCCTTACCAACACCGGCTCCGACTGGCTCGATGTCAGCCTGTTTAAGTACATCGACTATGACCTCCAGTTTGACGGTGTGCTCACCAACAACACCGCGTTTTTTGCCAACAATACTCTCACCCAAACCGATCCCAGCGGTGCTTTAGCCACTCTCTCCGTCGATCAAACCCCCACGGCGGTGCAGATTAGCCCCTACGGCTCCCTGCTAGCCCAGCTCTACAATGTCCCGGCCACGGGGCTGCAAAATACCCCCGGCCCCCTGGTCGATGCCGACGCCACCGCTGCCGTTCAGTTTGACCGCACCCTGGCCCCAGGGGAATCGGTAGTGTTTAAATTCCTCATGACGGTGCAGCGCCAGGCTGCGGCGAAGGCCGTCCCTGAACCAGGAACGGCCTTCGCTTTGGGAGTGGGGGCGGCGGGGCTGGCGCTACTGCGCCGCCGACGCTAG
- a CDS encoding cation diffusion facilitator family transporter — translation MADRPLSPTVDNRQAVQRVLLITLVLNLAVVTLKATVGWMTGSLSLLADALHSVTDSANNVLGLATNRLANPRPDRDHPYGHQKFEAVGALGIAAFLGIACFEILKSAVERIVSGGNPVTMGPAALWIMLGVLGINIFVATYERRVGLALNSKILIADAYHTMSDIWTTIVVIAGLIGVWQGLSWLDVALAFPVALLVFKSGWTVLRENLPWLVDEMAIAPEAIHRQVMQVPGVLNCHSIASRGLLGRQVFIDMHLVVKPTEIQAAHTVTEAVEDRLEALYGPARITIHLEPREYTEEEISY, via the coding sequence ATGGCCGATCGCCCCCTTTCCCCTACTGTGGATAACCGCCAGGCCGTGCAGCGGGTGCTGTTGATCACCCTGGTGTTAAACCTGGCGGTGGTGACTCTCAAAGCCACCGTGGGCTGGATGACCGGGTCGCTGAGCCTGCTGGCCGACGCCCTGCACAGCGTCACCGACAGCGCCAACAATGTGCTGGGGTTGGCCACCAACCGGCTGGCCAACCCCAGACCCGATCGCGATCACCCTTACGGGCACCAAAAGTTTGAGGCGGTGGGCGCGCTGGGCATTGCGGCCTTTTTGGGTATCGCCTGCTTTGAAATTCTCAAGAGTGCGGTGGAGCGGATAGTTTCGGGGGGCAACCCGGTTACCATGGGCCCAGCGGCCCTGTGGATTATGTTGGGGGTGCTGGGCATCAACATTTTTGTCGCCACCTACGAGCGGCGGGTGGGGCTGGCCCTCAACAGCAAGATTTTGATTGCCGACGCCTACCACACCATGAGCGATATTTGGACCACAATCGTGGTGATTGCCGGGCTGATTGGGGTGTGGCAGGGGTTGAGCTGGCTGGATGTGGCCCTGGCGTTTCCGGTGGCGCTGCTGGTGTTTAAGAGCGGCTGGACAGTGCTGCGCGAAAATCTGCCCTGGCTGGTGGACGAAATGGCGATCGCCCCCGAGGCCATTCACCGACAGGTGATGCAGGTGCCGGGGGTGCTCAACTGTCACAGCATTGCCTCGCGGGGGCTGCTGGGGCGGCAGGTGTTTATCGATATGCATCTGGTGGTCAAACCGACGGAAATTCAGGCCGCCCACACCGTGACCGAGGCGGTAGAAGATCGTCTTGAGGCGCTGTACGGCCCGGCCCGCATTACCATTCACCTAGAGCCGAGGGAGTATACAGAGGAGGAGATTAGCTACTAG
- a CDS encoding NAD-binding protein — protein sequence MLDAVPPTLKSSPPPASDGFLVCGLGSLGQNCVANLKSFGVPVHAINDTLPDQWEVPHLRYLIDHLEIGDCRSAEVLENAGVRQCRAVLLVTQDERVNLEAALTARVLNPKVRLVMRSDKQNLNELMGQQLQNFIAFEPTQLAAPAFALGAFGEELIGYFTLDGHRFQVVKQVLEPSNVWCDRRHLHELDTPHRRILCHTPVDETSWVMADSPSSLFYTWIPETVLRAGDEVVTIESDAQLRTLHRDAPQPARRQPLRQIAQAIARLRHWPTLKQDFIHLVRSSSGQQLRRVAIICGITVLALCLVGTLLLDFNSPDDIPLFQAFLYTFITLFGGYGDVYEALEEFNHPRLLQSFGVLLTVAGAAFVGVLYALLTEKLLTLRFEFMERRPPVPEKDHVVVIWLGRVGRQVLAALQELNQPVVGISSHGLDGDVLPKVPLLTGNVSAALDKANLATAKSVVAVSEDEIQNLEMGLLAHRLNPHCRAIIRTYDQQFTDRVAQIFPFAQVLCASALSAEAFAGAAFGEHVIGLFRLYDQTVLITQYQVEPGDTLVGMLLAEVAYGYGVVPLWHQAQSQPGKIMPSDDLRLQPGDRLVVLATISGLRRIEQRELAPRTWYLHLEKAFTTDALFDGAAEIARVAGYRLGTAREFMARLPGVLPLPLYRHQALRLSRLLTRAQVKTEVVSPPP from the coding sequence GTGCTCGACGCAGTTCCGCCGACGCTGAAGTCTTCGCCGCCCCCCGCCAGCGACGGGTTTTTGGTGTGTGGTTTGGGCAGTCTGGGCCAGAACTGCGTCGCCAATCTGAAGAGTTTTGGGGTGCCGGTGCATGCCATTAATGACACCCTGCCCGACCAGTGGGAGGTGCCCCACCTGCGGTATTTGATTGACCACCTAGAAATCGGCGACTGCCGCTCGGCGGAGGTGCTCGAAAACGCGGGCGTTCGCCAGTGTCGGGCGGTGCTGCTGGTGACTCAAGATGAGCGGGTCAATTTGGAAGCAGCGCTGACGGCGCGGGTCTTGAACCCCAAGGTGCGGCTGGTGATGCGATCGGATAAGCAGAACCTCAACGAGCTGATGGGGCAGCAGTTGCAGAACTTTATTGCCTTTGAGCCCACCCAGCTGGCGGCCCCAGCCTTTGCCCTGGGGGCCTTTGGGGAAGAGTTAATCGGCTACTTTACCCTCGATGGCCATCGGTTTCAGGTGGTGAAGCAGGTGCTTGAGCCGAGCAATGTGTGGTGCGATCGCCGCCATCTCCACGAGCTAGACACCCCCCACCGCCGCATTCTGTGCCACACCCCCGTCGATGAAACCTCCTGGGTGATGGCCGACAGCCCCTCTAGCCTGTTCTACACCTGGATTCCTGAAACCGTTCTGCGGGCGGGCGACGAGGTGGTGACGATTGAAAGCGATGCCCAGCTGCGGACCCTCCACCGCGATGCCCCCCAGCCCGCGCGGCGACAGCCCCTCAGGCAGATCGCCCAGGCGATCGCCCGCCTGCGCCACTGGCCCACCCTAAAGCAGGATTTCATTCATCTGGTGCGATCGAGTTCGGGGCAGCAGCTGCGCCGGGTGGCGATCATCTGCGGCATCACGGTGCTGGCGCTGTGTCTGGTGGGCACGCTGCTGCTAGATTTCAATTCCCCCGACGACATTCCCCTGTTTCAGGCGTTTTTGTACACCTTTATTACCCTGTTTGGCGGCTATGGCGATGTGTACGAGGCCCTGGAAGAGTTTAACCATCCCCGGCTGCTGCAATCCTTTGGCGTGCTGCTGACCGTGGCCGGAGCCGCCTTTGTGGGAGTACTCTACGCCCTGCTGACCGAGAAGCTGCTCACCCTGCGGTTTGAGTTTATGGAACGCCGCCCGCCAGTGCCCGAAAAAGACCACGTAGTCGTGATCTGGCTGGGGCGGGTCGGGCGACAGGTGCTAGCGGCGCTGCAAGAACTCAACCAGCCCGTCGTCGGAATTTCCTCCCACGGCCTGGATGGCGACGTGCTGCCCAAGGTGCCGCTGCTGACCGGCAATGTCAGCGCCGCCCTAGATAAGGCCAACCTGGCCACCGCCAAAAGCGTGGTCGCCGTCAGCGAAGACGAAATTCAAAACCTGGAGATGGGGCTGTTGGCCCACCGGCTCAACCCCCACTGCCGCGCCATCATTCGCACCTACGACCAGCAGTTTACCGATCGCGTCGCCCAGATCTTTCCCTTTGCCCAGGTGCTCTGTGCCTCGGCCCTGTCTGCCGAAGCCTTTGCTGGGGCGGCCTTTGGGGAGCATGTGATCGGGCTGTTTCGCCTCTACGACCAGACGGTGCTGATCACCCAGTACCAGGTCGAACCCGGCGACACCCTAGTCGGCATGCTGCTGGCGGAGGTGGCCTACGGCTATGGCGTGGTGCCCCTGTGGCATCAGGCCCAGAGTCAGCCCGGCAAAATCATGCCCTCCGACGACCTGCGCTTGCAGCCGGGCGATCGCCTGGTGGTACTGGCCACCATCAGCGGCCTGCGCCGCATCGAGCAGCGTGAACTGGCCCCCCGCACCTGGTACCTGCACCTCGAAAAAGCCTTCACCACCGACGCCCTGTTTGACGGGGCCGCCGAGATTGCTCGGGTCGCGGGCTACCGCCTGGGGACCGCGCGCGAGTTCATGGCCCGGCTGCCCGGCGTTCTACCCCTGCCCCTCTACCGCCACCAGGCCCTGCGCCTCAGCCGCCTGCTGACCCGCGCCCAGGTGAAGACCGAGGTAGTGTCCCCGCCGCCCTAG
- a CDS encoding orange carotenoid protein N-terminal domain-containing protein has translation MASDTTQITEKSTNDLFQRYNALSVDDKLALLYYVYEAMGGSITPAAPEAADPELAEPLIKELYDLSEDEQLEAMRSVARGDQSDISERYGALSANNQLLVWYGWADAMGKQIVDMPSDYNASGDLSSILSDIKGLEFQSQISLLREAATQMGFSSVTTPPPLAETGVTDSL, from the coding sequence ATGGCTTCTGATACGACTCAAATCACCGAAAAATCTACCAACGACCTGTTTCAGCGCTACAACGCGCTGTCTGTGGATGACAAGCTGGCCCTGCTCTACTACGTCTACGAGGCCATGGGTGGCTCTATCACTCCAGCCGCCCCCGAAGCCGCTGACCCTGAACTGGCTGAGCCGCTGATCAAAGAACTCTACGATCTGTCTGAAGACGAGCAGCTCGAGGCTATGCGCAGCGTGGCGCGGGGCGACCAAAGCGATATCTCTGAGCGCTATGGTGCTCTGAGCGCCAACAATCAGCTGCTGGTGTGGTACGGCTGGGCCGACGCCATGGGCAAACAAATTGTGGATATGCCCAGCGACTACAATGCCTCAGGCGATCTCAGCAGCATTCTCAGCGACATCAAGGGCCTAGAGTTTCAGTCGCAAATTTCGCTGCTGCGGGAGGCCGCTACCCAGATGGGCTTTAGCAGCGTCACCACTCCCCCTCCCCTGGCCGAAACGGGCGTTACCGACAGCCTGTAG